A genomic stretch from Sebastes fasciatus isolate fSebFas1 chromosome 23, fSebFas1.pri, whole genome shotgun sequence includes:
- the LOC141762053 gene encoding NACHT, LRR and PYD domains-containing protein 3-like translates to MVTVKELLLETLEDLSKDNLKSFQFYLPEVHGFSPIPKCLLEDADRQDTVNVMVQKYNQQAVEVAMKILGKIGRNDLVQDLSKRTSELKGDVSDILETPEDTGASTIPPQASLLPHPPSDSSQPKEQIEMYQRKLQDYLQSEVMCVQEGMTETKDKQRLDSIYTELYITAGGDIHINKQHEIRQLEIQGRVAETEITIEPSNIFKSATGNHKPIRTVLTTGIAGIGKTVLVQKFLLDWTEGRTNQDVHLIFPFTFRKLNLLKGERFLLAELIHTCIRETKHITKKELNDIFTKLQASAHSDFNKSEIKLLFVFDGLDESRLRLDFTRGERLPADFDVMQSASVDVLLTALIEGSLLPAARVWITTRPAAADQIPREFVHSMTEVRGFTDPQKVKYFEKRFPDVKQASRIISHIKSSRSLFIMCHIPVFCWITATVLKDVLKTRTRDLPKTLTEMYTEFLVFQIAQTEDKCGTKKSIKYIQLLAKLAFRQLQKDNLIFYEKDLKDSGIKISKLAKYSGVFTEVFKEERRWRRDDDKGRMFSFVHLSLQEYLAALYVVMSLINDNKNVLSEPEITLESLWMLCKRISMTEVHEIAIDQALQSSNGHLDLFLRFLLGLSLQTNQDLLQRLLKMTKGFSQSNHRTIQSIKERIRENTSPERSINLFFCLNELRDDSLQGEIQQAMTSGRLSTENLSPAQWAALVFILLSSEEAVEVFDLKKYSASEEGLRRLLPVVKASNKSLLSGCKLSVNSCDALASVLMSQSSKLRELDLSDNDLEDSGVKLLCEGLQSPHCTLHTLRLSGCMITKDGCDFLASALKSNPSHLKELDLSYNHPGDSGVMLLSAGLKNPNWGLKTLNLENGGAQRLKPGLRKYVCELTLDQKTAHRNIQLSDNSTKATAVREKQPYRHHPERFDCWLQVLCGTGLAGRCYWEVEWEGRVYIAVTYGGIRRKGEGADGCLGANDHSWMLLCDEDGSYTVRHEDRNTSIRLPSSTATNRVAVFLDCPAGILTFYKVDSQTMIHLHTFKTTFTEPLYPAFGFGFGNGCFGSSVSLCEVEDSISSSRC, encoded by the exons ATGGTGACGGTTAAAGAGCTACTTTTGGAAACACTGGAAGATTTATCAAAAGACAATCTAAAATCTTTCCAGTTTTACCTGCCTGAAGTCCATGGCTTCTCCCCAATCCCAAAATGCTTGCTAGAGGACGCAGACAGGCAAGACACGGTGAATGTGATGGTGCAGAAGTACAACCAACAGGCTGTCGAAGTGGCCATGAAGATATTAGGGAAGATAGGCAGGAATGATCTGGTGCAGGATTTGTCAAAGAGAACCTCAGAACTAAAAG GGGATGTCAGTGATATTTTGGAGACTCCAGAGGACACAGGAGCTTCCACCATTCCACCACAggcttctcttcttcctcacccTCCCAGCGACAGCAGTCAACCGAAAG aacaGATCGAAATGTACCAACGCAAACTCCAAGATTACCTCCAGAGTGAGGTTATGTGTGTTCAAGAGGGCATGACAGAGACGAAGGACAAGCAGCGTCTGGATAGCATCTACACAGAGCTGTACATCACAGCCGGGGGGGATATACACATCAATAAACAGCATGAGATCCGGCAGCTCGAAATACAAGGGAGGGTTGCAGAGACAGAGATTACAATCGAACCAAGTAACATATTCAAAAGCGCTACCGGAAACCACAAACCCATAAGAACGGTGCTGACGACTGGAATTGCAGGAATCGGCAAAACAGTCCTTGTTCAAAAGTTTTTGTTGGACTGGACCGAGGGAAGAACGAATCAAGATGTGCACCTCATATTTCCCTTCACTTTCCGAAAACTGAATTTACTGAAGGGAGAAAGGTTTCTTTTGGCAGAGCTAATCCACACGTGTATCCGGGAAACCAAACACATCACGAAGAAGGAACTTAATGACATCTTCACAAAACTGCAAGCATCAGCACACAGTGATTTTAACAAGAGTGAAATTAaacttctgtttgtgtttgatggaCTGGATGAAAGCCGCCTTCGGCTGGACTTTACTCGCGGTGAACGGCTGCCAGCTGACTTCGATGTGATGCAGTCAGCCTCAGTGGATGTGCTGCTGACAGCACTCATCGAGGGCAGCCTGCTTCCCGCTGCTCGAGTCTGGATAACCACACGACCTGCAGCCGCCGACCAGATCCCTCGAGAATTTGTCCACAGCATGACAGAGGTGAGAGGATTCACTGATCCACAGAAGGTGAAGTACTTTGAGAAGAGATTCCCAGATGTAAAGCAAGCCAGCAGAATCATCTCCCACATCAAGTCATCACGAAGCCTCTTCATCATGTGCCAcatcccagtcttctgctggatcactgccaCAGTTCTAAAGGATGTCTTGAAGACCAGAACAAGGGACCTGCCCAAAACCCTGACTGAGATGTACACAGAGTTCCTGGTGTTTCAGATCGCCCAGACAGAAGACAAATGTGGCACAAAAAAGAGCATTAAGTACATCCAGTTATTGGCAAAACTAGCTTTTCGCCAGCTGCAGAAAGACAACCTGATCTTCTACGAGAAAGACCTGAAAGACAGTGGTATTAAAATCTCTAAACTCGCAAAATACTCTGGCGTTTTCACAGAGGTCTTTAAAGAGGAGCGTCGGTGGAGGAGGGACGACGACAAGGGCAGAATGTTCAGCTTTGTCCACCTGAGCCTTCAGGAGTATCTGGCTGCCCTTTACGTGGTCATGTCACTCATTAACGACAACAAGAACGTCCTGTCAGAGCCAGAGATAACACTGGAGAGTCTGTGGATGCTTTGCAAGAGAATATCCATGACAGAAGTCCACGAGATTGCAATTGACCAAGCCTTACAGAGTTCAAATGGGCACCTGGACTTGTTCCTACGCTTCCTCCTGGGCCTCTCCCTGCAGACCAATCAGGATCTCCTTCAGCGCCTGTTGAAGATGACAAAAGGCTTCTCTCAGTCCAACCACAGAACAATCCAGTCCATCAAGGAGAGGATCAGGGAGAATACCTCTCCAGAGAGGAGCATCAATCTGTTCTTCTGTCTGAATGAGCTGAGAGATGACTCTCTACAAGGGGAGATCCAACAGGCCATGACTTCAGGAAGGCTTTCCACAGAAAATCTCTCTCCTGCTCAATGGGCAGCTCTGGTCTTCATCTTACTGTCATCAGAAGAAGCGGTGGAGGTGTTTGACCTGAAGAAATACTCTGCTTCAGAGGAGGGTCTACGGAGGCTGCTGCCAGTGGTCAAGGCCTCCAACAAATCGCT GCTGAGTGGCTGTAAATTGTCAGTGAACAGCTGTGATGCTCTGGCCTCCGTCCTCATGTCTCAATCTTCTAaactgagagagctggacctgagtgaCAATGACCTTGAAGATTCAGGGGTGAAGCTTCTCTGTGAAGGACTGCAGAGTCcacattgcaccctgcacactCTCAG ACTGTCAGGCTGTATGATCACAAAGGACGGCTGTGATtttctggcctcagctctgaagtccaacccatCCCATCTGAaagagctggacctgagctaCAATCATCCAGGAGACTCTGGAGTgatgctgctgtctgctggactgAAGAATCCAAACTGGGGACTGAAGACTCTAAA CCTCGAAAATGGTGGAGCACAAAGATTGAAGCCTGGTCTGAGGAAAT ATGTCTGTGAACTCACACTGGATCAAAAAACAGCCCACAGAAACATCCAACTGTCCGACAACTCCACGAAGGCGACAGCCGTGAGAGAGAAGCAGCCGTATCGCCACCACCCAGAGAGATTCGACTGCTGGCTTCAGGTGCTGTGTGGCACTGGTCTGGCTGGtcgctgttactgggaggtggagtgggaAGGCCGGGTTTATATAGCGGTGACATATGGAGGAATCAGACGGAAAGGAGAGGGAGCTGACGGCTGTTTGGGAGCGAACGATCACTCCTGGATGCTGCTCTGTGACGAAGATGGTAGTTACACTGTCCGGCATGAAGACAGAAATACATCCATTCGTCTCCCTTCATCTACGGCGACAAACAGAGTCGCAGTGTTTCTGGACTGTCCTGCTGGCATTCTGACCTTCTACAAAGTGGACTCTCAAACCATGATCCACCTCCACACCTTCAaaaccacattcactgagcctttATACCCTGCGTTTGGGTTTGGGTTTGGGAACGGATGCTTCGGTTCCTCAGTGTCCTTATGTGAGGTAGAAGACAGCATCTCCTCGTCCAGGTGTTGA